In Balearica regulorum gibbericeps isolate bBalReg1 chromosome 2, bBalReg1.pri, whole genome shotgun sequence, one DNA window encodes the following:
- the CCR9 gene encoding C-C chemokine receptor type 9: MSVASVVTHLDKTSLDYSRNDSAVLSLYGNLVNNTDFMCNKTQVRQFARAFLPVFFWLIFSVGTVGNALVVLVYCKYRFRRSMTDRYLLHLAIADLLLLFTLPFWAKAASDGWIFENFMCKVVNSMYKINFYSCSLFLTCISFDRYITIVQATKAKTPTRRRLLHSKLMCLAVWLLSVSLCIPEIVYSQSTRVGDVTVCKITYPPNVSMVFRVTILAFKVTIGFFLPLLVMVICYALIINTLLQAKRSQKQKSLKIITMIITAFLLSQFPYNIVLLVKTINMYTRVAYSCQAADRLDIGLQVTQSIAFLHCCLNPFLYVFAGERFRTALCRMMQSSVCCRSEGQEQRSSACDSQEHSSNWSFAMLGRRRVRSSLTLSIHLTSSVVPPPCQVLL, from the exons ATGTCAGTTGCGAGCGTA GTCACCCACCTTGACAAGACCAGCCTGGATTACTCCAGGAATGACAGCGCAGTGCTGTCTCTGTATGGAAACCTGGTGAACAACACAGACTTCATGTGCAACAAGACGCAGGTCAGGCAGTTTGCTCGAGCCTTCCTGCCGGTGTTTTTCTGGCTCATCTTCTCTGTGGGCACGGTGGGAAATGCCTTGGTCGTGCTTGTCTATTGCAAATACCGCTTCAGGAGGAGCATGACGGATCGGTACTTGCTGCACCTGGCCATTGCAgacctgctcctcctcttcacCCTCCCCTTCTGGGCCAAGGCTGCCTCCGATGGCTGGATCTTCGAGAATTTCATGTGCAAAGTCGTCAATAGCATGTACAAGATCAACTTCTACAGCTGCAGCTTGTTTCTAACCTGCATCAGCTTTGACAGGTACATCACTATTGTCCAGGCGACAAAAGCTAAAACTCCTACGCGAAGGCGGCTACTGCACAGCAAACTCATGTGTTTGGCTGTCTGGCTGCTGTCCGTGAGCCTGTGCATCCCAGAAATCGTGTACAGCCAAAGCACACGGGTGGGTGATGTAACAGTTTGCAAAATTACATACCCGCCAAACGTCAGTATGGTCTTCAGAGTTACCATCCTGGCCTTCAAAGTCACAATTGGATTCTTCCTCCCGCTGCTTGTCATGGTTATTTGTTATGCCCTTATCATCAACACCCTCCTGCAAGCCAAAAGATCCCAAAAGCAGAAGTCCCTGAAGATCATCACCATGATCATCACcgcttttcttctctctcagttCCCGTACAATATTGTTTTACTGGTCAAAACCATCAACATGTACACCAGGGTGGCATACAGCTGTCAGGCTGCCGACCGGCTGGACATCGGGCTGCAGGTCACCCAGAGCATCGCCTTCCTCCACTGCTGCCTCAACCCCTTCCTCTACGTCTTTGCTGGGGAGCGGTTCAGGACGGCGCTGTGCAGGATGATGCAGAGCAGCGTCTGCTGCCGGAGCGAAGGCCAAGAGCAGCGCTCCTCTGCCTGCGACAGCCAGGAGCACAGCTCAAATTGGTCCTTTGCCATGCTGGGCAGGCGGCGGGTGAGAAGCTCGCTGACTCTCAGCATCCATTTGACCTCCTCCGTTGTGCCCCCTCCTTGCCAAGTCCTGTTGTAA